A stretch of Camelina sativa cultivar DH55 chromosome 18, Cs, whole genome shotgun sequence DNA encodes these proteins:
- the LOC104761762 gene encoding putative transcription factor bHLH041, which produces MLDLRVVLREDIIRVDDLMLRLLEFLKQINNVSLVSIEARSRARDSSVVLVSLRLKIEGEWDESAFQEAVRRVVADLAH; this is translated from the exons ATGTTGGATCTAAGAGTTGTTCTAAGAGAAGACATCATTAGGGTTGACGATTTGATGCTAAGACTTCTCGAATTCTTGAAGCAAATCAACAATGTGAGCTTAGTATCAATCGAAGCTCGAAGTCGAGCTAGAGATAGTTCGGTTGTTCTTGTGAGCTTAAGGCTCAAGATTGAG GGTGAATGGGACGAATCAGCCTTCCAAGAAGCAGTCAGAAGGGTTGTTGCTGACTTGGCTCACTGA
- the LOC104761760 gene encoding nucleosome assembly protein 1;3, which produces MSNDKDNFNVSDLTAALKDEDRAGLVNALKNKLQNLAGQHSDVLENLTPKIRRRVEVLREIQGKHDEIESKFREERAALEAKYQKLYQPLYTKRYEIVNGATDIEGAPEDAKMDQGDDKTAEEKGVPSFWLTALKNNDVISEEITERDEGALIYLKDIKWCKIEEPKGFKLEFFFDQNPYFKNTLLTKAYHMIDEDEPLLEKAIGTEIDWYPGKCLTQKILKKKPKKGAKNAKPITKTEDCESFFNFFNPPQVPDDDEDIDEDRAEELQNLMEQDYDIGSTIREKIIPHAVSWFTGEAIEGEEFEIDNDDEDDIDEDEDEDEYEEDDEDEEEDDDEDEEEEVSKTKKKPSVLHKKGGRPQLNDGQQGERPPECKQQ; this is translated from the exons ATGAGCAACGATAAGGACAATTTCAATGTCAGCGATCTCACTGCTG CTCTTAAAGATGAGGATCGAGCAGGTCTTGTTAACGCTCTCAAG AACAAGCTGCAGAATCTAGCTGGACAGCATTCTGATGTTCTCGAGAATCTGACTCCTAAAATCAGAAGACGTGTTGAGGTCTTGCGGGAGATTCAG gGAAAACATGATGAGATAGAGTCGAAGTTCCGTGAGGAAAGAGCTGCTCTTGAAGCCAAGTATCAAAAGTTATATCAGCCTTTGTACACCAAG CGTTATGAGATTGTGAATGGAGCTACTGACATTGAAGGGGCTCCAGAGGATGCTAAGATGGACCAAGGAGACGACAAAACTGCAGAAG AGAAAGGAGTCCCTAGTTTCTGGTTGACCGCCCTGAAAAACAATGATGTTATATCTGAGGAG ATCACAGAGCGTGATGAAGGAGCCCTTATATATCTTAAAGATATAAAGTGGTGCAAGATTGAAGAACCAAAGGGATTCAAACTTGAGTTTTTCTTCGACCAGAACCCTTACTTCAAAAACACCCTATTAACAAAGGCATATCATATGATTGATGAAGATGAGCCTCTGCTTGAGAAGGCTATTGG GACAGAGATTGATTGGTATCCTGGAAAATGCTTAACTCAGAAGATTCTTAAGAAGAAGCCTAAGAAAGGTGCGAAGAATGCCAAGCCAATTACCAAGACTGAAGATTGTGAAAGctttttcaacttcttcaaccCTCCTCAAGTTCCTGATGATGACGAAGACATTGACGAGGACAGA GCTGAGGAACTTCAGAATCTGATGGAACAAGACTATGACATTGG TTCTACAATCCGGGAGAAGATTATACCTCATGCTGTCTCATGGTTCACTGGTGAGGCTATTGAGGGAGAGGAGTTTGAAATAgacaatgatgatgaagatgatattgatgaagacgaagacgaagatgagtatgaagaagatgatgaggatgaggaagaagacgatgacgaggatgaggaggaagaagtaaGCAAGACCAAAAAGAAG CCATCAGTCTTACACAAG AAAGGAGGAAGACCTCAACTTAACGATGGACAACAAGGAGAGAGGCCTCCTGAATGCAAGCAACAGTAA
- the LOC104761758 gene encoding zinc finger CCCH domain-containing protein 65-like isoform X1, with amino-acid sequence MESSVATFPNRRKHLPNRTYRSLIHHLCSSFDREPRVSLATPAVLQELVLRTETAQASPGETCEPPENSSVVEPRSNVETISQGEHLLLGDVFDGIDLQDATVGSRHKDFFDDFELMINVSQDFVPESCVNLFEALDVNDYNGDGIVASLDDISKQPLDIVENVVEKPDIATEVQVDPVESDKKAEEVPKPAEVISSGVLEACNGKFQREMGLEKPVDDSTQVLVDSVPRLVEDDDVEEGEISGDENDDMLVGDDEPVERHEESHVSQEGIGNSHLTSYESFGKKLGVEVTNVDNRKINPGTSIKKRSAPSKDAKARKRAKDRKKRAQERIALGVKKLKLKTVAPKPKPIKYCRHYIKGRCHEGDKCKFSHDIIPETKSSPCCYFATQSCMKGDDCPYDHDLSKYPCNNIITKGFCHRGDSCLFSHKGTPQSASDTSNVNITASSTNITAASFSPQKTNKQSVREAIARIPAIQARVSSSVAFLKPLGQSNQRNSSDASSSKINEHPKPPQVPPLRKPSVAPKGMSFLSSDSTVKPSPASKPNTDNSDNQTLKQSQQGSFLPVVPQKGFSFLSVNREPQEPASSRNLKTTPNSHIQSSLHSAMKLAAEFESAKVERRSNDPVEAINKGDGKVNTSVTRNSGNVSSQILEFLSSFSHGKN; translated from the exons ATGGAATCTTCCGTCGCTACGTTTCCTAACCGACGCAAGCATCTGCCGAATCGGACTTATCGCTCTTTGATTCATCATCTCTGCTCCAGTTTCGATCGGGAGCCTCGGGTTTCTCTTGCCACACCGGCCGTTCTTCAGGAGCTGGTATTAAGAACAG AAACTGCTCAAGCGTCTCCTGGAGAAACTTGTGAACCGCCGGAGAATTCATCAGTGGTGGAACCAAGATCTAATGTGGAAACAATTTCACAGGGAGAACATTTGTTGCTTGGAGATGTTTTTGATGGAATTGACTTGCAAGATGCAACTGTTGGTAGTAGACACAAAGATTTTTTCGATGACTTTGAGCTTATGATAAATGTAAGCCAAGACTTTGTTCCAGAAAGTTGTGTGAATCTCTTTGAGGCATTGGATGTGAATGACTATAATGGTGATGGTATAGTTGCGTCACTTGATGATATCTCGAAACAACCACTTGATATTGTTGAAAATGTGGTGGAGAAGCCTGATATTGCCACTGAAGTTCAAGTAGATCCAGTTGAAAGTGATAAAAAGGCAGAGGAGGTTCCTAAACCAGCTGAAGTTATAAGTTCTGGAGTTTTGGAAGCTTGTAATGGAAAATTTCAAAGAGAGATGGGATTGGAGAAACCTGTTGATGACAGTACTCAGGTTTTGGTAGATTCCGTGCCTCGTTtagttgaagatgatgatgtagaagaaggagagataTCTGGGGATGAGAATGATGATATGCTTGTAGGAGATGATGAACCAGTCGAAAGGCATGAAGAGTCTCATGTCTCACAAGAAGGGATTGGTAACAGCCATCTCACAAGTTATGAGAGTTTTGGAAAAAAGCTTGGTGTTGAGGTAACGAATGTAGATAATCGAAAG ATCAACCCTGGAACCTCCATTAAAAAAAGGTCTGCGCCTTCTAAAGACGCAAAAGCTAGAAAGAGG GCAAAAGATAGGAAGAAAAGAGCTCAAGAGCGTATAGCCCTTGGCGTGAAAAAGCTGAAACTTAAAACCGTAGCTCCAAAACCCAAGCCTATAAAATATTGTCGACACTATATCAAGGGACGGTGCCATGAG gGAGATAAATGCAAATTTTCACATGATATAATCCCGGAAACCAAATCTTCG ccttgCTGCTACTTTGCAACCCAGTCATGCATGAAAGGAGATGATTGTCCGTACGATCATGATCTCTCCAAATACCCTTgcaataatattattaccaaagGTTTCTGCCACAGGGGTGATAGTTGTTTATTTTCGCACAAG GGTACTCCACAATCTGCTTCAGACACATCGAATGTCAATATAACAGCGTCATCAACTAACATCACTGCAGCGTCTTTCTCGCCtcagaaaacaaataaacaatctGTAAGAGAAGCCATAGCCAGAATACCGGCGATCCAAGCAAGAGTTTCAAGCTCTGTTGCGTTTTTGAAGCCTTTGGGTCAATCTAACCAACGAAACTCATCTGATGCATCATCTTCTAAGATCAACGAACATCCAAAACCTCCACAGGTTCCTCCTTTGAGAAAACCATCCGTTGCTCCAAAGGGTATGAGTTTTCTTTCTTCAGACAGTACGGTGAAACCATCTCCTGCGTCCAAGCCAAACACAGACAACTCTGATAATCAGACGTTGAAGCAGTCACAACAGGGAAGCTTTCTTCCTGTGGTGCCTCAAAAAGGATTCAGTTTTTTATCTGTGAATCGAGAGCCTCAAGAACCAGCAAGTAGTAGAAATCTCAAGACAACGCCCAACTCACACATTCAAAGTTCTCTACACTCAGCCATGAAACTCGCTGCAGAATTTGAATCCGCCAAAGTTGAAAGACGCAGCAATGATCCTGTAGAAGCTATAAATAAGGGTGATGGTAAAGTTAACACGTCTGTAACCAGAAACTCAGGGAACGTATCTTCTCAGATTCTTGAGTTCTTGTCGAGCTTCAGTCACGGCAAAAACTga
- the LOC104761759 gene encoding 30S ribosomal protein S16-2, chloroplastic/mitochondrial-like: MVVRIRLSRFGCKNRPFFRVMAADSRSPRDGKHLEVLGYFNPLPGQDGGKRMGLKFDRIKYWLSVGAQPSDPVQRLLFRSGLLPPPPMVAMGRKGGPRDTRPVDPMTGRYVDAENNKTVNDNQSQEEEDKSA, encoded by the exons ATGGTTGTAAGGATCAGATTATCGAGATTCGGATGCAAAAATCGGCCATTTTTTCGGGTTATGGCCGCGGATAGCAGATCCCCAAGAGACGGGAAGCATCTTGAGGTCTTGGGTTACTTCAATCCTTTGCCAG GCCAGGACGGTGGTAAGAGAATGGGTCTGAAGTTCGATCGAATTAA GTACTGGTTATCTGTTGGTGCTCAGCCATCAGACCCGGTTCAGCGTCTCCTTTTCAGATCTGGTttacttcctcctcctccaatggTGGCTATGGGACGTAAAGGTGGACCAAGAGACACTCGCCCTGTTGATCCAATGACTGGTCGCTATGTGGACGCAGAGAATAACAAAACAGTTAATGATAACCAGTCTCAGGAAGAGGAAGACAAGAGCGCATGA
- the LOC104761758 gene encoding zinc finger CCCH domain-containing protein 65-like isoform X2, translated as MESSVATFPNRRKHLPNRTYRSLIHHLCSSFDREPRVSLATPAVLQELVLRTETAQASPGETCEPPENSSVVEPRSNVETISQGEHLLLGDVFDGIDLQDATVGSRHKDFFDDFELMINVSQDFVPESCVNLFEALDVNDYNGDGIVASLDDISKQPLDIVENVVEKPDIATEVQVDPVESDKKAEEVPKPAEVISSGVLEACNGKFQREMGLEKPVDDSTQVLVDSVPRLVEDDDVEEGEISGDENDDMLVGDDEPVERHEESHVSQEGIGNSHLTSYESFGKKLGVEINPGTSIKKRSAPSKDAKARKRAKDRKKRAQERIALGVKKLKLKTVAPKPKPIKYCRHYIKGRCHEGDKCKFSHDIIPETKSSPCCYFATQSCMKGDDCPYDHDLSKYPCNNIITKGFCHRGDSCLFSHKGTPQSASDTSNVNITASSTNITAASFSPQKTNKQSVREAIARIPAIQARVSSSVAFLKPLGQSNQRNSSDASSSKINEHPKPPQVPPLRKPSVAPKGMSFLSSDSTVKPSPASKPNTDNSDNQTLKQSQQGSFLPVVPQKGFSFLSVNREPQEPASSRNLKTTPNSHIQSSLHSAMKLAAEFESAKVERRSNDPVEAINKGDGKVNTSVTRNSGNVSSQILEFLSSFSHGKN; from the exons ATGGAATCTTCCGTCGCTACGTTTCCTAACCGACGCAAGCATCTGCCGAATCGGACTTATCGCTCTTTGATTCATCATCTCTGCTCCAGTTTCGATCGGGAGCCTCGGGTTTCTCTTGCCACACCGGCCGTTCTTCAGGAGCTGGTATTAAGAACAG AAACTGCTCAAGCGTCTCCTGGAGAAACTTGTGAACCGCCGGAGAATTCATCAGTGGTGGAACCAAGATCTAATGTGGAAACAATTTCACAGGGAGAACATTTGTTGCTTGGAGATGTTTTTGATGGAATTGACTTGCAAGATGCAACTGTTGGTAGTAGACACAAAGATTTTTTCGATGACTTTGAGCTTATGATAAATGTAAGCCAAGACTTTGTTCCAGAAAGTTGTGTGAATCTCTTTGAGGCATTGGATGTGAATGACTATAATGGTGATGGTATAGTTGCGTCACTTGATGATATCTCGAAACAACCACTTGATATTGTTGAAAATGTGGTGGAGAAGCCTGATATTGCCACTGAAGTTCAAGTAGATCCAGTTGAAAGTGATAAAAAGGCAGAGGAGGTTCCTAAACCAGCTGAAGTTATAAGTTCTGGAGTTTTGGAAGCTTGTAATGGAAAATTTCAAAGAGAGATGGGATTGGAGAAACCTGTTGATGACAGTACTCAGGTTTTGGTAGATTCCGTGCCTCGTTtagttgaagatgatgatgtagaagaaggagagataTCTGGGGATGAGAATGATGATATGCTTGTAGGAGATGATGAACCAGTCGAAAGGCATGAAGAGTCTCATGTCTCACAAGAAGGGATTGGTAACAGCCATCTCACAAGTTATGAGAGTTTTGGAAAAAAGCTTGGTGTTGAG ATCAACCCTGGAACCTCCATTAAAAAAAGGTCTGCGCCTTCTAAAGACGCAAAAGCTAGAAAGAGG GCAAAAGATAGGAAGAAAAGAGCTCAAGAGCGTATAGCCCTTGGCGTGAAAAAGCTGAAACTTAAAACCGTAGCTCCAAAACCCAAGCCTATAAAATATTGTCGACACTATATCAAGGGACGGTGCCATGAG gGAGATAAATGCAAATTTTCACATGATATAATCCCGGAAACCAAATCTTCG ccttgCTGCTACTTTGCAACCCAGTCATGCATGAAAGGAGATGATTGTCCGTACGATCATGATCTCTCCAAATACCCTTgcaataatattattaccaaagGTTTCTGCCACAGGGGTGATAGTTGTTTATTTTCGCACAAG GGTACTCCACAATCTGCTTCAGACACATCGAATGTCAATATAACAGCGTCATCAACTAACATCACTGCAGCGTCTTTCTCGCCtcagaaaacaaataaacaatctGTAAGAGAAGCCATAGCCAGAATACCGGCGATCCAAGCAAGAGTTTCAAGCTCTGTTGCGTTTTTGAAGCCTTTGGGTCAATCTAACCAACGAAACTCATCTGATGCATCATCTTCTAAGATCAACGAACATCCAAAACCTCCACAGGTTCCTCCTTTGAGAAAACCATCCGTTGCTCCAAAGGGTATGAGTTTTCTTTCTTCAGACAGTACGGTGAAACCATCTCCTGCGTCCAAGCCAAACACAGACAACTCTGATAATCAGACGTTGAAGCAGTCACAACAGGGAAGCTTTCTTCCTGTGGTGCCTCAAAAAGGATTCAGTTTTTTATCTGTGAATCGAGAGCCTCAAGAACCAGCAAGTAGTAGAAATCTCAAGACAACGCCCAACTCACACATTCAAAGTTCTCTACACTCAGCCATGAAACTCGCTGCAGAATTTGAATCCGCCAAAGTTGAAAGACGCAGCAATGATCCTGTAGAAGCTATAAATAAGGGTGATGGTAAAGTTAACACGTCTGTAACCAGAAACTCAGGGAACGTATCTTCTCAGATTCTTGAGTTCTTGTCGAGCTTCAGTCACGGCAAAAACTga
- the LOC104763535 gene encoding prostatic spermine-binding protein-like, which yields MKELVCESDPDDPDFSPDSDDSSDSDDAIENDSETYDSGVDGDDDRDDAGDVEDKKKRKRSKDEAEEDIMDRFEYEMKEVVAEWFDEFQICLNTVPDSSDEDEDPVGGSTSEAQKEKKSEKKDTLTQTTQAPETLTHTKK from the exons ATGAAAGAGTTGGTTTGCGAGAGTGATCCAGATGATCCCGATTTCAGTCCCGATAGTGACGATTCAAGCGATAGTGACGATGCAATCGAGAATGATAGTGAGACTTATGATAGCGGAGTAGATGGGGACGACGATAGAGACGATGCTGGAGATGTTGAggacaagaagaaaagaaagagatccaaagatgaagctgaagaagatATAATGGATAGGTTTGAGTATGAGATGAAGGAAGTTGTAGCAGAATGGTTCGATGAGTTTCAAATTTGTCTGAATACTGTTCCAGATAGCTCagatgaagacgaagatccG GTTGGTGGATCTACTAGTGAAGcacagaaggagaagaagagcgAAAAGAAGGATACTCTCACACAAACAACTCAAGCACCTGAAACACTCACTCACACAAAGAAGTAG